Proteins encoded together in one Penicillium digitatum chromosome 1, complete sequence window:
- a CDS encoding Squalene/phytoene synthase has translation MSLLEIARPCQARRAYRLYLRSFQSQKRHLSCTQSLAAPITAEEVQGAHKYCVALLSKYDRPSYTMSTFIPRHAQSFYIALRALNVSLSMIPETTSSPTIGLMRLQFWRDSVTKILAGTPPKEPIAILLASAISELHERTQGRARISKNWLTRLINSREQTLTNDPYPNIAALESYAENTYSTLMYLTLSALPMASVTADHVASHIGKAVGIAAVLRGLPLVAFPAPSAQAPPGGAAGSAIGGGAKQGAVMLPLDVMAQAGVREEDVLRYGAQAEGLRDAVFTVATRASDHLITVQQMLSNLRAGEDVGHDFEHEGEEGHEYDISPGVRSGESPLDEVNRAFGVFLPAVGTRLWLDRLEKHDFDVFSPELLRSDWRLPWKAYSAYRRKSLE, from the exons ATGTCTTTGCTCGAGATAGCTCGGCCATGCCAGGCAAGAAGGGCCTATAGGCTGTACCTAAGAAGCTTTCAATCACAAAAGCGACACCTCAGCTGCACACAATCCCTTGCCGCACCCATTACCGCAGAAGAAGTACAAGGCGCTCACAAATACTGCGTTGCTCTTCTCTC AAAATACGACCGCCCTTCCTACACAATGAGCACCTTCATCCCACGACATGCGCAATCTTTCTACATTGCGCTGCGCGCATTAAACGTCTCTCTCTCCATGATCCCCGAAACCACCTCTTCTCCTACAATAGGACTGATGCGACTCCAATTCTGGCGCGACTCGGTTACAAAGATCCTTGCCGGCACGCCACCAAAAGAACCCATTGCTATCTTGCTCGCATCTGCCATCTCCGAGCTCCACGAGCGCACGCAGGGCCGCGCGCGGATAAGCAAAAATTGGCTAACACGTCTTATTAACTCGCGGGAGCAAACCCTTACAAACGACCCATACCCAAATATCGCGGCGCTCGAGTCCTACGCTGAGAATACGTACTCAACGCTCATGTACCTCACTCTCTCGGCATTGCCCATGGCTTCGGTCACTGCAGACCACGTTGCGTCACATATCGGAAAGGCAGTGGGGATTGCGGCCGTGTTGCGTGGACTGCCGCTTGTTGCGTTTCCTGCGCCGTCTGCCCAAGCACCTCCTGGCGGGGCTGCGGGTTCTGCGATAGGAGGGGGTGCGAAGCAGGGAGCTGTGATGTTGCCTCTAGATGTTATGGCACAGGCTGGTGTTCGGGAAGAGGATGTCCTCCGGTATGGAGCCCAAGCTGAGGGTCTCCGGGATGCAGTCTTCACTGTTGCGACCCGGGCGAGTGATCACTTGATTACTGTGCAGCAGATGTTGAGCAACCTTCGGGCCGGTGAGGATGTCGGTCATGACTTTGAGCATGAAGGGGAAGAGGGCCATGAATATGACATTTCCCCTGGTGTTCGGAGTGGCGAGTCGCCGCTCGATGAGGTCAACAGGGCATTTGGCGTTTTCCTGCCGGCAGTTGGCACACGCCTGTGGTTGGATCGCCTTGAGAAGCACGACTTCGATGTTTTCAGTCCGGAGTTGCTTCGATCAGACTGGAGACTTCCGTGGAAGGCTTACTCGGCCTATCGGCGGAAGTCTTTAGAGTGA
- a CDS encoding CorA family metal ion transporter, putative, with translation MSVHSLDYAQQGTPRLDLDIEAARLSVSSQVSPTGREREETSSPAFTTAARVNSTETTKRRARRNTARSYHPEGFAQDPNWQPGTEPGIDPTKPLPPFTSEWASNIPADLHRRCQITVVDFSQHEMRQYELDNDTLEQFLEREREPWVQCRWINVNGLSWDVIKILGNHKRLHRLAIEDVVHTTNRTKADWYSDHAFVVLTLQKLVKIQEEDSSDSEDEEETPVSRWKSRDRKSSVISEKSSISLKRPTKWNVIIAALKDIFRFKPSGRQECKEKATYGSSVRPGLGEVPKQNSHFGNVGTATETAARTLQRYRGGPNEDRIEFMERHAALAAKGLCVTLEQVSIFLHADNTVTSFFETSADDIEAPIVRRLTSPETILRQSCDASMLLQAILDAVIDLAIPVTMAYQDAIGDLELEVLTDPDIEQSKSLYILTSEIAVLRNSMQPMVAVINALRDHRSEPVGTPGFGVLRNPLSPGAADPVEPHPNGGIVTPNLKSVGGTSVTISSMCHTYLGDALDHCITIVEGYDQMRRNADNMIDLIFNTIGAYQNESMKQLTLVTCLYLPMTFLTGYFGMNFTHFGGIDNNEGYFWKIAIPFVFATIFFLMRDKIQRYAVMLAQRRLIVSSRKQRRERKKK, from the exons ATGAGCGTGCACTCGCTTGATTATGCACAGCAGGGTACCCCACGACTTGATCTCGATATCGAGGCCGCTCGCCTGTCGGTcagctcccaagtctctccGACAGgaagggagagagaggaaaCTTCGTCTCCCGCATTCACCACAGCAGCACGAGTGAACTCCACCGAGACGACAAAACGCCGAGCTAGACGCAATACTGCCCGCTCATACCACCCCGAAGGATTTGCACAAGATCCCAACTGGCAGCCAGGAACCGAGCCTGGCATTGACCCAACGAAGCCGCTACCGCCCTTCACGTCGGAATGGGCGTCCAACATACCCGCAGACCTACACCGACGCTGCCAGATTACAGTGGTGGATTTCTCACAACATGAAATGCGGCAGTATGAGCTGGACAATGACACACTGGAGCAATTTCTGGAGCGGGAGAGAGAGCCCTGGGTGCAATGCCGGTGGATTAATGTCAATGGGTTGAGCTGGGATGTGATCAAGATTCTTGGAAATCATAAGAGATTGCATCGGCTTGCAATTGAGGATGTTGTCCATACTACCAATCGCACGAAAGCGGATTGGTACTCAGACCATGCCTTCGTCGTACTGACATTGCAAAAATTGGTGAAGATACAAGAAGAGGACTCCTCTGATtcggaagatgaggaggaaACTCCCGTCAGTCGATGGAAATCAAGGGACCGGAAAAGCTCCGTGATTAGTGAAAAGAGCTCGATTTCGTTGAAGCGACCCACGAAGTGGAATGTAATCATTGCGGCATTGAAGGACATTTTCCGCTTCAAACCCTCCGGAAGACAGGAGTGCAAGGAGAAGGCGACGTACGGATCGAGTGTTCGTCCTGGCCTTGGAGAAGTTCCAAAACAGAATTCCCACTTTGGAAATGTTGGGACCGCCACAGAAACGGCTGCCAGGACTCTTCAGCGATACCGCGGTGGTCCCAACGAGGATCGAATTGAGTTCATGGAACGCCATGCTGCACTTGCTGCCAAAGGACTATGTGTCACCTTGGAACAAGTTTCGATCTTCCTACATGCCGACAATACGGTGACGTCCTTTTTCGAAACGAGCGCCGATGACATCGAAGCGCCGATTGTCAGGCGTCTCACTTCGCCAGAGACTATTCTTCGACAGTCATGCGATGCCAGTATGCTTTTGCAGGCTATTCTCGACGCCGTGATTGACCTTGCGATTCCGGTCACGATGGCCTATCAAGATGCCATCGGAGACCTCGAGCTAGAAGTCCTGACTGATCCTGACATCGAACAGTCAAAATCTTTGTATATTTTGACATCTGAGATTGCTGTTCTGCGAAACTCCATGCAGCCTATGGTGGCTGTGATCAATGCTCTCCGCGATCACCGGTCGGAGCCTGTCGGCACACCAGGCTTTGGTGTGCTGCGGAATCCCCTTAGCCCAGGCGCTGCAGACCCCGTTGAACCCCACCCGAATGGCGGAATTGTAACGCCAAATCTGAAGAGTGTTGGAGGCACAAGTGTTACGATCAGCTCCATGTGCCATACATACTTAGGCGATGCCCTAGACCATTGCATTACTATTGTTGAAGGGTACGATCAGATGCGGCGTAACGCTGATAACATGATTGACCTCATCTTTAACACCATTG GTGCCTATCAGAATGAAAGTATGAAGCAGCTTACTCTCGTGACCTGTCTTTATCTTCCTATGACGTTTTTGACG GGTTATTTCGGAATGAACTTCACGCATTTCGGGGGAATCGATAACAACGAAGG ATATTTCTGGAAGATAGCAATACCGTTCGTCTTTGCTACGATATTCTTCCTGAT GCGCGACAAAATCCAGCGCTACGCTGTCATGCTAGCTCAGCGACGTCTGATTGTTAGCTCGCGGAAGCAGAGAcgagaaaggaagaagaagtag
- a CDS encoding Zinc finger, RING-type, which produces MSRNRAEVVDLTTRSSRQSPISLSSSPPNASNHASSSRHEQLATARGVKRRRNWSDERGDAVASSSTLSENEPIETIDMTDDSGAAALARTVAKQREDAIKAQASAERDSNLSALLAYKCPICMETPVDATSTSCGHLFCHKCIIDCLKMSEHTRGGDSSKHHKGTCPVCRTPILRKEMPGRPKNLIPLLFLTKKRGDLPVSGS; this is translated from the exons ATGAGCCGAAATAGAGCCGAAGTTGTTGACCTGACAACCAGATCATCCCGGCAAAGTCCTATCTCTTTATCCTCCTCCCCGCCAAACGCCTCAAACCACGCATCCTCTTCCCGCCATGAACAATTGGCTACTGCTCGCGGTGTCAAACGTCGTCGCAACTGGAGCGACGAGCGTGGCGATGCCGTCGCATCCTCTTCGACTCTTTCCGAAAACGAGCCCATCGAAACGATTGATATGACGGACGACTCAGGCGCGGCTGCACTCGCCCGAACAGTGGCCAAACAGAGGGAGGATGCCATCAAAGCGCAAGCATCAGCGGAGAGGGACTCAAATCTCTCCGCTCTACTCGCTTACAAATGTCCCATTTGCATGGAGACGCCTGTGGACGCAACGAGCACCTCATGCG GACATCTCTTCTGTCACAAGTGCATCATCGACTGCTTGAAGATGAGCGAACATACACGCGGAGGTGACTCTTCGAAACACCATAAGGGTACCTGCCCGGTATGCCGTACACCGATTTTGCGGAAGGAGATGCCTGGGAGGCCTAAGAATCTCATTCCACTGTTGTTTCTCACGAAAAAGCGAGGTGATCTTCCCGTATCTGGCTCATAG
- a CDS encoding DNA polymerase gamma, which yields MLSWKPCCRGALRSFLRPNSPLLVKLQSRCQLHRSHTRLSSTFADHVTVTRSLSVPSSPRFNEIGVQQLSDHVHAQVFPNKGRIPDPELVALSKDHLARHELLGKSQNGAAPVAFDLPTLKGQTLDEHFYKLGMDSSEPYLSWAKSYAALNCPAKPRKWVNRSGWTKYHTDGTSEPVDAPNESMLTFDTEVMYKNNSFAVMACAVSPTAWYAWISPWLLGETKNEVQLVPLGDPTQPRIVVGHNIGYDRARVLEEYDMQQSQNFFLDTMSLHVAVNGMCSQQRPTWMRHKKNQDMRDKIANEHDSVELAALLENNMLREEEEELWVGRSSVNSLRDVAKFHCDVTIDKAQRDFFGELDRDSILGRLEELLDYCAADVAITHRVYRKVFPNFLETCPHPVSFSALRHLSSVILPVNQSWEEYLARAEETYHKRLDDVQSKLLALCDEALKYKDQPEIYTNDPWLQQLDWSGQEIKMAKGKKKGDPPRPAARQKKPGMPKWYKDLFASNAAEINLTVRTRIAPILLKLSWDGFPLVWSDLHGWTFRVPRDQVKQYENQPVVMCDMAEEKNAKLRDDRKAVYYKIPHKDGPQARCTNPLGKGYMQYFERGILSSQYELAKQALDMNASCSYWISARDRIMGQIVVYEDQVQRGGDKSEASENRLGFILPQVIPMGTITRRAVENTWLTASNAKANRVGSELKAMIKAPPGYSFVGADVDSQELWIASLVGDAPFQIHGGNAIGFMCLEGSKAEGTDLHSRSASILGISRNDAKVFNYGRIYGAGVKFAATLLRQFNPSLTEKQTQDTAKNLYKETKGTRTSRRLLSETPFWRGGTESFVFNKLEEFADQERPRTPALGAGITEALMRRFINKGSFMTSRINWAIQSSGVDYLHLLIVGMDYLIRQFNIQARLAITVHDEIRYLVKDEDRYRAAMALQVANVWTRALFSQQVGIDDLPQSCAYFSAVDIDHVLRKEVDMDCVTPSHPHKIPHGETLDITQLLEKNQEAFLDPSVTPQSPPSPEKYPYTPRESVMSAFEASNDIDFIKAQITKDDKELRDIIKEKTRAAASASVPSSRAPSTKPKGKSTTWTSAKPQRAVLMDMESGLYPDFHSSPRPSSHGNKQPQMGFHRPSWKPRATARA from the exons ATGTTATCTTGGAAGCCCTGTTGCAGAGGTGCCTTGAGGTCTTTCTTGCGACCGAATTCGCCGCTTTTGGTTAAGCTGCAATCACGGTGCCAATTACACAGAAGCCATACCAGACTTTCCTCTACTTTCGCCGACCATGTTACCGTAACACGATCTCTTTCTG TCCCTTCCTCGCCTAGATTCAATGAGATCGGAGTCCAACAGCTCAGCGATCATGTTCATGCTCAGGTCTTCCCAAATAAAGGCCGCATCCCGGACCCAGAATTAGTCGCACTTTCAAAGGATCATTTGGCTAGACATGAGCTCCTGGGCAAATCTCAAAATGGCGCCGCTCCTGTCGCATTCGATCTTCCTACTCTCAAGGGGCAAACATTGGATGAGCATTTCTACAAACTCGGAATGGATTCTTCCGAGCCCTACCTGTCATGGGCTAAATCATATGCGGCCCTCAACTGTCCGGCCAAACCACGGAAATGGGTCAATCGCAGTGGATGGACGAAATATCATACAGATGGTACTTCCGAGCCTGTCGATGCCCCCAATGAATCAATGTTAACGTTCGACACCGAGGTCATGTACAAAAATAATTCGTTTGCCGTCATGGCTTGCGCGGTAAGCCCGACAGCATGGTATGCATGGATATCACCGTGGCTGCTCGGCGAGACAAAGAATGAGGTACAGCTGGTACCCTTGGGAGACCCCACTCAACCGCGCATTGTAGTTGGCCACAATATTGGTTACGATCGAGCCCGAGTCCTCGAGGAATACGACATGCAGCAGTCTCAGAACTTCTTTCTTGACACCATGTCTCTTCACGTGGCAGTCAACGGCATGTGTTCACAGCAGAGACCAACTTGGATGCGCCACAAAAAGAATCAGGACATGAGAGATAAAATCGCGAATGAACACGATTCCGTGGAGCTTGCCGCACTTCTCGAAAACAATATGTtgagggaagaagaagaagagctttGGGTTGGGCGAAGCTCGGTGAACTCCCTGCGGGATGTGGCGAAATTCCATTGTGATGTAACCATCGATAAGGCGCAGAGAGACTTCTTCGGTGAACTTGATCGTGACTCTATCCTGGGAAGACTAGAGGAACTTCTCGACTATTGTGCCGCTGATGTTGCCATCACGCACCGTGTCTACCGAAAAGTTTTCCCCAACTTTCTTGAGACTTGCCCGCATCCTGTCAGTTTCAGCGCTCTTCGACACTTGTCCTCTGTCATTTTGCCAGTCAACCAGTCCTGGGAGGAGTATCTTGCAAGAGCAGAGGAAACATATCATAAGCGACTTGATGATGTCCAAAGTAAATTGCTAGCACTATGCGACGAGGCATTGAAGTATAAAGACCAACCAGAAATTTACACGAATGATCCTTGGCTACAACAGCTGGACTGGTCCGGCCAAGAGATCAAAATGGcgaaaggaaagaagaagggcgATCCTCCTCGGCCGGCAGCCAGGCAAAAGAAACCAGGAATGCCCAAGTGGTACAAAGATCTTTTTGCCTCGAACGCTGCAGAGATTAATTTAACGGTCCGAACTCGCATTGCACCGATTCTGCTAAAACTGTCATGGGACGGCTTCCCTCTTGTTTGGTCGGACCTGCACGGATGGACTTTCCGCGTTCCCCGCGATCAAGTCAAACAGTATGAGAACCAGCCAGTCGTCATGTGCGACATGGCCGAGGAAAAGAACGCCAAGTTGCGAGATGATAGAAAAGCCGTATACTACAAAATCCCCCACAAAGATGGTCCACAGGCCAGGTGTACCAATCCGCTTGGCAAAGGGTACATGCAGTATTTCGAGCGTGGAATCCTGTCTTCTCAGTATGAACTTGCCAAACAAGCGCTGGACATGAATGCGTCATGCTCCTACTGGATTAGCGCCCGAGATCGAATCATGGGTCAAATCGTGGTCTATGAGGATCAAGTGCAAAGAGGCGGAGACAAAAGCGAAGCAAGCGAAAATCGTCTGGGATTCATTCTGCCTCAAGTTATTCCCATGGGAACCATCACTCGACGTGCCGTGGAAAACACTTGGCTGACTGCAAGTAACGCGAAGGCCAACCGTGTCGGGTCAGAGCTAAAGGCTATGATAAAAGCACCGCCAGGCTACTCATTTGTTGGAGCCGATGTTGACTCCCAGGAACTATGGATTGCGAGCCTTGTCGGGGATGCCCCATTCCAGATCCATGGAGGAAACGCAATCGGTTTCATGTGTTTAGAAGGGTCCAAAGCCGAGGGGACGGATCTTCACTCACGAAGTGCATCAATTCTGGGAATCTCGCGTAATGATGCCAAGGTCTTCAACTACGGCCGAATTTACGGGGCAGGCGTCAAATTCGCCGCTACTTTACTCCGCCAGTTCAACCCGTCTCTGACTGAAAAGCAGACTCAGGATACCGCCAAGAATCTATACAAAGAGACCAAGGGAACGCGCACTTCTCGTCGCCTCTTGAGTGAGACGCCGTTCTGGCGAGGTGGTACTGAATCGTTTGTGTTCAATAAACTTGAGGAGTTCGCGGATCAGGAACGACCTAGAACCCCTGCTTTGGGTGCTGGGATTACTGAAGCTCTCATGCGACGTTTTATCAACAAAGGCAGCTTCATGACATCCCGAATCAATTGGGCCATTCAGTCGTCGGGCGTAGATTATCTTCACCTCTTGATCGTTGGCATGGACTATCTCATCCGACAATTTAACATCCAAGCTCGCTTGGCCATCACTGTTCACGATGAAATTCGCTACCTTGTGAAAGACGAGGATAGGTACCGCGCTGCAATGGCTTTGCAGGTTGCCAACGTTTGGACTCGTGCCTTGTTTTCGCAGCAAGTGGGGATTGATGACCTTCCCCAATCCTGTGCCTACTTTTCAGCCGTCGACATTGACCATGTGCTTCGCAAAGAAGTCGACATGGACTGTGTGACTCCTTCGCATCCCCACAAAATTCCGCATGGTGAAACGCTGGATATCACTCAGCTCTTAGAAAAAAACCAGGAAGCTTTTTTGGACCCTTCCGTCACACCGCAGTCGCCTCCATCCCCCGAAAAATACCCATACACCCCACGGGAGTCGGTCATGTCTGCCTTCGAAGCTTCCAACGACATTGATTTCATCAAAGCCCAGATCACCAAGGATGACAAAGAGCTCCGCGATAtcatcaaggagaagacgcGGGCAGCTGCCAGCGCCAGCGTTCCCAGCTCCCGCGCCCCTTCGACCAAACCGAAAGGCAAATCCACCACTTGGACCTCAGCAAAGCCCCAGCGGGCGGTTCTGATGGACATGGAGTCCGGCCTCTACCCCGATTTTCACAGCTCCCCTAGGCCTAGTTCTCATGGGAACAAGCAGCCTCAAATGGGATTCCACCGCCCTTCCTGGAAACCACGGGCAACAGCCCGAGCATAA
- a CDS encoding Putative Hydroxyindole-O-methyltransferase-related SAM-dependent methyltransferase encodes MTDSIPADSKINHAASLAYWNSVPATTGSMLGEFPSVTRIDLQGSKSFLAKVRRLLPGVPSEGKFHQGVDCGAGIGRVTEGFLSHVCEVVDAVEPVAKFTQVMKDSQLKRDGIIGTIYTCGLEDWTPEKKYDLIWVQWCAGHLTDSQLLDYTVRCRKALTPTGLMVVKENLSTHFSGKDMYDSEDSSVTRTDAKFRQVFEAAGMEIIKSELQKGFPKSLNLMPVQFYALRPKTTN; translated from the coding sequence ATGACAGACTCAATCCCCGCCGATTCCAAAATCAACCATGCCGCTTCCTTGGCATACTGGAACAGTGTCCCAGCCACCACGGGCAGCATGCTGGGCGAGTTCCCGTCAGTAACACGCATTGACCTACAAGGGTCTAAATCCTTCCTAGCCAAGGTCCGCCGGTTACTGCCAGGTGTTCCATCCGAGGGAAAATTCCACCAAGGTGTGGATTGCGGTGCCGGTATCGGCCGGGTGACAGAGGGCTTCCTGAGCCATGTCTGTGAGGTGGTAGATGCGGTAGAGCCGGTAGCCAAGTTCACACAAGTGATGAAAGACAGCCAGTTGAAACGAGACGGCATAATTGGAACCATCTACACGTGTGGCCTGGAAGATTGGACCCCGGAGAAGAAATACGATTTGATCTGGGTCCAGTGGTGTGCGGGCCATCTCACCGATTCACAGCTCCTTGACTATACCGTGCGGTGTCGCAAGGCGTTGACTCCAACCGGCCTTATGGTTGTCAAGGAGAACCTGTCTACCCATTTCTCTGGAAAGGATATGTACGACAGTGAAGATAGCAGTGTCACAAGGACAGATGCCAAGTTCAGACAGGTCTTCGAGGCAGCTGGTATGGAGATCATCAAGTCGGAACTCCAGAAGGGCTTCCCTAAGTCTTTGAATCTCATGCCTGTGCAGTTCTATGCCTTGCGGCCGAAGACAACCAATTAG
- a CDS encoding putative sugar phosphate/phosphate translocator At3g17430 (similar to At3g17430): MANDRTDERKLESGSPAPKDNGLHPGFYIALWIALSSSVILFNKWVLASAKFNFPLFLTTWHMVFATAMTQILARFTTVLDSRHKVPMNPATYARAIVPIGVMFSLSLICGNLAYLYLSVSFIQMLKATNAVATLLATWAFGIAPTNLKTLGNVALIVVGVVIASFGEIKFEMVGFLIQIAGIVFEALRLVMVQRLLSSAEFKMDPLVSLYYYAPACAITNGIVTLFAEAPRLTMGDIYGLGIGTLVANALVAFLLNASVVLLIGKTSAVVLTMAGILKDILLVAASMFIFRDPVTGQQFFGYSIALAGLVYYKLGADKCQSLATDVRLQVGEYNRSNPVRAKAILIGVPCALILFVLYSGSSAPVAAQVTH; this comes from the exons ATGGCAAACGATCGGACGGATGAGCGTAAGCTCGAGAGTGGTTCTCCTGCTCCAAAGGACAACGGCCTCCACCCCGGCTTCTACATTGC CTTGTGGATTGCTCTGAGTTCCAGCGTCATCCTGTTCAACAAATGGGTTCTTGCGAGCGCCAAGTTCA ACTTCC CGCTCTTCTTGACGACCTGGCACATGGTGTTCGCCACGGCAATGACCCAGATTCTTGCCCGGTTCACCACCGTGCTTGACTCCCGCCACAAGGTTCCTATGAACCCGGCCACCTATGC ACGTGCCATTGTGCCCATTGGTGTCATGTTCAGTTTGAGTTTGATCTGCGGTAACTTGGCATACCTCTATCTGAGTGTTTCCTTTATCCAGATGCTTAAG GCTACCAACGCTGTCGCAACCCTTTTGGCTACCTGGGCTTTCGGAATCGCTCCTACCAACTTGAAGACTCTCGGCAATGTGGCTCTCATTGTTGTCGGTGTTGTGATCGCCTCGTTCGGCGAGATCAAATTCGAGATGGTCGGCTTCCTTA TCCAGATTGCCGGTATCGTGTTCGAGGCCCTTCGTCTTGTCATGGTTCAGCGTTTGCTCAGTTCCGCCGAGTTCAAGATGGACCCCTTGGTCTCTCTGTACTACTACGCCCCGGCCTGCGCAATCACCAACGGTATCGTCACCCTCTTTGCCGAGGCTCCCCGTCTGACCATGGGTGATATCTACGGTCTTGGTATCGGAACTCTCGTTGCCAACGCACTGGTTGCTTTCCTTCTTAACGCATCCGTTGTTTTGCTG ATTGGCAAGACTTCTGCTGTGGTCCTGACTATGGCTGGTATTCTCAAGGATATCCTCCTTGTCGCTGCCTCCATGTTCATTTTCCGCGACCCCGTCACTGGCCAGCAGTTCTTCGGTTACTCCATTGCCCTGGCTGGTCTGGTGTACTACAAGCTCGGTGCCGACAAGTGCCAGAGCCTTGCTACCGATGTGCGCCTCCAGGTTGGGGAGTACAACCGCAGCAACCCTGTTCGCGCCAAGGCCATTCTCATCGGTGTGCCTTGCGCTCTCATTCTGTTCGTTCTCTACAGTGGTAGCTCCGCTCCCGTTGCTGCTCAGGTGACCCACTAA
- a CDS encoding LPPG:FO 2-phospho-L-lactate transferase CofD/UPF0052: MAINRGIVVISGGSAANNLVDVFNAVRESKNCSLSYIIPISDNGGSSSELIRIFGGPGIGDVRSRLVRLIPDSPANPERSAVKALFNHRLSADTGIATNEWQSIVDGTSGLWTAITPAKKELIRSFFNVLNLEILKRARPPSSTFDFTSASVGNLFLTAARLFSGSFESAIYLLGSICGVPSDLVRVIPAINSNFSHHISASLADGTVIVGQNSISHPSEATALEQNSRSRRPSLLLADGDEVDYTDSEMSDPTTYEEDHLPGSLATLRNKNIKFSKTENEDLSSRITRIWYINPYGQEIRPPANPRVLEAINDSQAIIYSIGSLYTSIIPAIVLRGVGKSIVSSPARHKILILNGSLDRETGPPSAPFAASDFVEAIVSAGEESRGRGPIVHAQRQSQSPTTSSVQENVRTHRALPYTKYVTHVLHLDGPGTPHVDRERLTHMGIETLRLYGRKIFVKDGDKETVVGMQYDPTALVQAIEVVLGKKGDAMIRGGLGNALGRRNTLDPARRDR; encoded by the exons ATGGCAATCAATCGAGGGATTGTTGTCATCTCAGGCGGGAGTGCGGCGAACAATCTGGTCGATGTATTCAACGCCGTCCGTGAAAGCAAGAACTGTTCACTTAGCTATATCATTCCAATCAGTGATAATGGAGGATCCTCTTCCGAATTGATTCGAATCTTCGGCGGCCCTGGGATTGgtgatgtacgga GTCGACTGGTACGCTTGATACCGGATTCGCCAGCAAATCCTGAGAGGTCAGCAGTCAAGGCATTGTTTAACCATCGGTTGTCTGCGGATACAGGTATCGCAACCAATGAATGGCAGTCCATCGTGGACGGCACATCTGGGCTATGGACAGCCATCACCCCCGCAAAGAAAGAGTTGATACGCTCATTCTTCAATGTGTTAAACCTGGAGATTCTGAAACGAGCTCGACCGCCATCATCCACCTTTGATTTCACCTCTGCCAGTGTGGGGAATCTTTTCTTGACTGCCGCTCGGCTGTTCAGTGGAAGCTTCGAAAGTGCCATCTATCTACTCGGGAGCATTTGTGGCGTCCCGTCAGACCTGGTGCGCGTAATCCCAGCAATCAACTCCAATTTCTCCCACCATATCTCTGCATCGCTTGCGGACGGAACTGTCATTGTCGGCCAGAACAGCATCTCGCACCCAAGCGAGGCAACAGCCCTTGAGCAAAACTCCCGCTCTAGAAGACCGAGTTTGTTGCTTGCCGATGGAGATGAGGTGGATTACACGGATTCTGAAATGTCAGACCCGACTACATACGAAGAAGATCATCTTCCCGGCTCTCTGGCAACTCTCCGCAACAAGAATATCAAGTTCAGTAAAACCGAGAACGAAGATTTGAGTTCCAGGATCACTCGCATCTGGTACATCAACCCCTACGGCCAGGAGATCCGACCGCCCGCCAATCCGCGAGTGCTGGAAGCAATAAACGACTCCCAGGCTATTATCTACAGTATTGGATCTCTCTACACATCAATCATCCCTGCTATAGTCCTACGAGGCGTAGGCAAAAGCATCGTCTCCAGTCCAGCCCGGCACAAAATTCTCATTTTGAACGGATCATTGGATCGGGAAACGGGACCTCCATCCGCACCCTTTGccgcgtctgattttgtgGAAGCGATCGTAAGCGCCGGAGAAGAAAGCCGTGGACGGGGCCCGATTGTTCATGCTCAACGTCAAAGTCAATCCCCTACGACGAGCTCAGTGCAAGAAAATGTTCGAACTCATAGAGCCCTTCCATATACCAAATATGTGACTCATGTCTTGCATCTGGATGGCCCCGGGACACCGCATGTGGACCGCGAGCGGCTCACGCATATGGGCATTGAAACGCTTCGTCTTTACGGACGAAAAATCTTTGTCAAGGACGGGGATAAGGAGACCGTTGTGGGGATGCAATATGATCCCACTGCCCTGGTGCAGGCCATTGAGGTAGTGCTTGGGAAGAAGGGCGATGCAATGATTCGAGGCGGGTTGGGAAATGCGCTGGGTCGACGGAATACACTCGATCCTGCAAGAAGGGACCGGTAG